Proteins co-encoded in one Acidobacteriota bacterium genomic window:
- a CDS encoding DUF3309 family protein, with product MILLIIVLILLFGLGGYRMGPGLGYYGGGGLSLILTIVLILLLLKVI from the coding sequence ATGATCCTCCTCATCATCGTACTTATTCTATTGTTTGGCTTAGGCGGATACCGCATGGGACCTGGGCTGGGATACTACGGAGGAGGAGGACTCAGCCTTATCCTCACCATAGTCCTGATTCTGCTTCTGCTTAAAGTTATTTAG
- a CDS encoding J domain-containing protein gives MLPDDALEALGLEAGAAATEIKEAYRDLVKVWHPDRFGNDVRLRRKAEEKLQQINDAYRVLQSHPGPVGVYSSSAKAAKAYRSSDMRSAKGGRHDVMGLKRITVGWTVAGCCAAIVVLVVVMALHFRSKTVAEPQVIPETQSQEPMSKGNSGTDASPRTELHVSPGKTNPPHRAVTPSFRVRQLTDAEAERVESVCQREKEQQDPAKYQECVSAQLGNAAPDMSSLSAEDRSGIQSACKKTKSRDGTAAYNRCLMRMMKLLVETPRP, from the coding sequence GTGCTGCCAGATGATGCACTTGAAGCTTTGGGGCTGGAGGCTGGTGCAGCTGCCACAGAGATAAAAGAGGCTTATCGAGATCTTGTGAAGGTCTGGCATCCTGATCGCTTCGGGAACGACGTGCGATTGCGTCGCAAGGCTGAGGAGAAGCTCCAACAGATTAATGATGCCTATCGAGTGTTGCAGTCGCATCCGGGGCCGGTAGGTGTTTATTCATCCAGTGCGAAAGCCGCCAAGGCATACCGAAGTTCTGACATGCGGTCAGCAAAAGGCGGGCGTCACGATGTTATGGGTTTGAAGCGAATTACAGTTGGCTGGACGGTTGCCGGGTGTTGTGCGGCAATTGTTGTATTGGTTGTGGTGATGGCACTTCATTTCAGATCGAAAACGGTGGCGGAGCCTCAAGTGATTCCAGAGACGCAGAGTCAGGAACCAATGAGCAAAGGCAACAGCGGCACTGATGCTTCACCCCGTACTGAGTTGCATGTTTCCCCGGGCAAGACAAATCCTCCTCATCGAGCCGTTACACCTTCATTCCGTGTTCGCCAGCTAACAGATGCAGAGGCAGAACGCGTGGAATCAGTCTGCCAACGTGAGAAGGAACAACAGGATCCGGCTAAGTATCAGGAATGTGTCAGCGCTCAATTGGGCAATGCTGCGCCTGATATGTCGTCGCTGAGCGCCGAGGACCGATCGGGAATTCAATCGGCCTGCAAGAAGACGAAGAGCCGTGATGGGACTGCGGCCTATAATCGTTGCTTGATGAGAATGATGAAGCTTCTCGTAGAAACTCCCAGACCCTAA
- a CDS encoding alpha-L-fucosidase — protein MLKSITAILCTAFFAAAQAQSFPDIKPSPAQIAWQDLEIGVIIHFSTNTFLNREWGDGTASPSTFNPTNVDTDQWMQAAKAGGAKYAVLVAKHHDGFALFPSAHTGYSVKASPWLNGKGDLVRFASNSAHKAGLGFGVYLSPWDRHDPRYADPVAYDKYYLSQLTELATHYGPLTEFWLDGAGSAGRTYDFDKIVQELRTYQPNTLVFADVALYKNADIRWVGSEDGTVPYENWNVIDRTGYLRWRPIEADTPLRKLHWFWHPNDEASLLTVDELLNIYTKTVGRGAQLMLGLAPDNAGRLPESDATRLREFGEAVQRIYGNDKNLAVKTPHTLNEASASAAVDNDPATFWSAPARHATLELRFGKPITFDRALTMEWLNEGQHVEEYSIEAWQNGAWKTIAHAQAIGHKKIDLFSPITAQRVRLNLLSTAGSAAIREFQLFNGTTTR, from the coding sequence ATGCTCAAATCAATCACAGCCATCCTCTGCACCGCCTTCTTCGCCGCAGCACAGGCCCAAAGCTTCCCCGACATTAAACCCTCGCCCGCGCAGATCGCCTGGCAGGATCTCGAGATCGGCGTCATCATCCACTTCTCCACCAACACCTTCCTCAACCGCGAATGGGGCGACGGAACCGCTTCACCCTCCACATTCAACCCAACTAACGTCGACACCGACCAGTGGATGCAAGCCGCCAAAGCAGGCGGAGCGAAGTACGCCGTCCTTGTCGCCAAACATCACGACGGCTTCGCCCTCTTCCCCAGCGCGCATACGGGCTACTCAGTGAAAGCCAGCCCCTGGCTCAACGGGAAGGGCGACCTCGTCCGCTTCGCCTCCAACTCCGCGCACAAGGCCGGACTAGGCTTCGGTGTCTACCTCTCGCCCTGGGACCGTCATGATCCGCGCTACGCCGACCCTGTTGCCTACGACAAGTACTACCTCTCGCAACTCACAGAACTTGCCACCCACTACGGCCCGCTCACCGAGTTCTGGCTCGACGGCGCAGGCTCCGCCGGCCGCACCTACGACTTCGACAAGATCGTCCAGGAGCTTCGTACCTATCAGCCCAACACCCTCGTCTTCGCCGACGTCGCGCTCTACAAAAACGCAGACATCCGCTGGGTCGGCTCCGAGGACGGCACCGTACCTTACGAAAACTGGAACGTCATCGACCGCACCGGCTACCTCCGCTGGCGCCCGATCGAAGCAGACACCCCGCTTCGTAAACTGCACTGGTTCTGGCATCCCAACGACGAGGCCTCCCTGCTCACTGTCGATGAATTGTTGAATATCTACACAAAGACAGTAGGCCGGGGCGCGCAACTTATGCTCGGGCTCGCCCCCGACAACGCCGGGCGCCTTCCTGAATCCGACGCCACACGCCTCCGCGAGTTTGGCGAAGCCGTTCAGCGCATCTACGGAAACGACAAAAACCTCGCCGTCAAAACGCCGCACACACTCAATGAAGCATCTGCATCAGCCGCCGTCGACAACGACCCTGCAACCTTCTGGTCCGCTCCAGCGCGTCACGCCACGCTTGAGCTTCGCTTCGGCAAGCCAATCACCTTCGACCGCGCGCTCACCATGGAGTGGCTCAACGAAGGACAGCACGTCGAAGAGTACAGCATCGAGGCTTGGCAGAACGGCGCATGGAAGACGATCGCCCACGCACAGGCGATCGGGCACAAGAAAATTGACTTATTCTCCCCGATAACCGCGCAGCGAGTGCGCCTCAATCTGCTGTCTACTGCTGGATCAGCGGCAATTCGAGAGTTCCAGCTCTTCAACGGAACGACAACCAGATAG
- a CDS encoding group III truncated hemoglobin, translating into MSTKITEPEISILVETFYNKVRRDPDIGPIFNAIVDDWTYHLALLKDFWSTVLLTTGRYKGDPMMKHLQLPLDHEHFERWLSLFAETANEVLTPEHAAEVIDKSHRIAQNFKAGIAYVQQRSAQ; encoded by the coding sequence ATGAGCACGAAGATCACCGAACCCGAGATATCCATCCTCGTCGAAACCTTCTATAACAAGGTCCGCCGCGATCCCGACATCGGGCCCATCTTCAACGCCATCGTCGACGACTGGACCTATCACCTCGCCCTCCTCAAGGACTTCTGGTCCACGGTGCTGCTCACCACCGGCCGCTACAAAGGCGACCCCATGATGAAGCACCTTCAGCTCCCGCTCGACCACGAGCACTTCGAGCGCTGGTTGTCTCTCTTCGCCGAGACAGCCAACGAGGTCCTCACACCGGAGCACGCCGCCGAGGTCATCGATAAATCGCACCGCATCGCCCAGAACTTCAAGGCAGGCATCGCCTACGTGCAGCAACGATCGGCGCAATAA
- a CDS encoding phosphatase PAP2 family protein: MNPFDISIIHFLNQFAQRSQTFDSFNNLLSASHVSTAAPVVAILWWGWFRNKGENNRDRRIVISTVVLCTASIFVARVLAISLPYRERPLRNPLLHFRVPIGGSPDFLMRWSAFPSDHAVFLFCLATSVFFLSRRLGIAVFCYAFILGGSRVYLGIHYPTDILVGALLGTGIASLSLIEPLRNYLSSKPIRWAEKSPTSFYPCFYLITFLFGTMFDSLREVALEIWHASYRFLHH; this comes from the coding sequence ATGAACCCGTTCGACATAAGCATCATTCACTTCCTGAATCAGTTTGCACAAAGATCACAGACCTTCGACTCCTTCAACAATCTGCTCTCCGCCAGTCATGTGTCGACGGCCGCCCCCGTTGTAGCCATCCTCTGGTGGGGCTGGTTCCGTAACAAAGGAGAGAACAACCGGGACCGGCGAATCGTGATCTCCACCGTCGTCTTGTGTACAGCGTCCATCTTCGTCGCAAGAGTTCTCGCCATCTCTCTTCCTTATCGCGAACGTCCGTTGCGGAACCCCCTCCTGCATTTCCGCGTCCCCATCGGCGGGAGCCCGGACTTCCTCATGCGATGGAGCGCCTTCCCCAGCGACCACGCAGTATTCCTCTTCTGCCTGGCTACCTCTGTCTTCTTCCTTTCGCGCAGGTTGGGAATCGCAGTCTTTTGCTATGCGTTCATCCTTGGCGGATCGCGTGTCTACCTCGGTATCCACTATCCAACCGATATTCTGGTGGGCGCCCTGCTGGGAACCGGCATCGCCAGTCTCAGCTTGATCGAGCCTCTAAGAAATTACCTCAGTTCCAAACCGATACGTTGGGCCGAAAAATCGCCCACCTCCTTCTATCCCTGCTTCTATCTCATCACCTTCTTGTTTGGAACGATGTTCGACTCTCTCCGCGAAGTTGCGCTCGAGATCTGGCACGCAAGCTACCGCTTCCTTCATCACTAA